A window of Seriola aureovittata isolate HTS-2021-v1 ecotype China chromosome 17, ASM2101889v1, whole genome shotgun sequence genomic DNA:
gtcatttaaatgaatgaggtGACTGCATTTTTTCATGCAGCGCTAACATCGATCCGAACACGACCTTTGAAACACGCAATCACACAAAGACTTTCCTATCAAGTCACCCAGTTTCCTTTCTTCCCAATGTCACCGGCGTCATAGAGAACACACATGAAAGTGTGTAGAACTGCTGCAAATAAAATGATCAGATAAAGCATCAAGTTACATCAAATTCAGCAGCTTAAGCAAACCTGCATCGAGTGCTTGGACCTGATACTGAATATCTACTGTTTTTGTACTGAAGCAACAGCAAACaagaagagaagacaaaaagcaatccctctctttatctccaTGAACGAGTAAATGTGACCTTTTCGAAAATGGTTCCTGTGACAAAGATGCATCGCTCGGACAATtggcagagagaaacaaacaaagatagAGAGACGGTGAAAAATCTTTGACTTAACTCATGTGGGTGAACATGTGTACAAAGAGTTGGAAAGTAGTTGGAACAAGCTTTTACATgaccaatcttttttttttttttttttctatcgcCCACCGAGATGGAACGAAAACCCTCTCTTCTTGTGGAATATGAGGTGATTACGGCATTCTTCCCCTTGTATGTCATTCCTTTTTCACAAACGCttattgtgttaaaaaaaaaaaatgctcatgtGTATTTGTCCCTGCCTGGTTTTCTCTGACTCACTGTTCCCAGGCAGCTAGTCAGTGCCATGGGTGCAGGTGGCCAGCAGCATgatcctcttctttctccttgaGGCGTCTCTTGCTTTTCAGCAGACCCCACTGATCTGAAGTTATTCTCTGTTCTCCAAATTGTTGTGATGGGACTTTTTCCAAGAGCTGCTTTCAGCGCTATTTGGTTGTTGAATTTTTTCCCCGAGCTCTGCTTTTGGtacattaatataaataataataataatcaatataatAATTTCCCACAAGCGTAGATACAGATGGCTCTTGCTTTAGCTCACCTCTCTGAGCTGCTACCCATACTGTGCAGCGTTCTCCCCTGGGTGCCTCCTGTACAGCTTCCTGCCTCCAGCTGTGAAAGGAAGTGTTTCAGTGTCCGTGAGCCCCAGTGAGCAACCCTTCTCCTGTCATTACCATCGATCAGATTGCAGCGTCTGAGGCCCAATTAGCCGCGCCATATTGTGATGTGCCCTGCACTTAAATGAAAAAGGACTGCACGACTAGACCTGAATTATTTATCATAATTATTCTTtcatcattttgaaaatatagaactgctttcacattgtcattaaTGAAAAGAACTAAATGAAACTTGCTTTGACGACTCTAATCTCTTGATAAAAATTCGAAGtgtcttgttaaaaaaaaactgacctcAGTTATAAtaacacatcatcatcaaattgAGTGAAGAAGTctagtatatatagtatatatagtataggAAAGCAATTTAATAATAGAAATAGACAAACAtggaaatatatgaaatatgatcTTGACTTGCTACTGTTCTGAAGGAGGAAACTGCCACACAATGGAGCTGCGAAACTATGAGGAAGTGAAGAGAGTCAAAGCATAAGGAAGAAGCCAAACTTacaactgtttttttcccccgttGTTACTCAGTTGGGGTAGTAGGAGCTGTGGCcactaaaatacaaaatgtaccaaaaaaaaaatgtattgatacAGTATGTAAGTAAGTTTCTCAATGAAAGTTATTCAACAAGTGTCGTCTtactcatctcctcctcctgactgGGAGTTATTGGATTTCCCCTTGTGCCCCATTTTGTTAGGAATGAGGAAGGTTGTCTCTAACACAGCCAACCTTGATAAGTCTTGTTGATGACTGACCACAAAGAACAAGACAGCTATCGTTGCACACTAACATGGCGCAGACCGAGAGATATGTACCGTACTTTAAGTTTATACTTGCTTTCTCAGGTGCAGTTTGCATCTATGCACAGAGTAAGTATGGCTATTTCTCTACTGTTGCATCTTTTAACTTGAATGTAAAAAACCCCAAAGACACATGTGAATGATTGTTTATTTGTAAATCTTTGAACTTGTTAGTAATGTGTATCATAGTATCAACAGATGTTGCTGAACTGATTTATGGATTGTTACATTTTCGTAGGAAGTCGTGAACTTTGTCTCAGCAGAGGATGCTTTGAGTCAGGTGATAATCACATATCTGTGACACTGGATGGTGACAAAGTCTACTATGTAGACTTTAAAAAAGGAGAAGTCATTTGGGATAGTAGAGTCCCTACATTTTTGCATGTTCCCTGGGCTTACAAATATGCAATACATTATCAATTTGCATGCAAGAGCGATTTGCAGAGATGGAAACCAGACGAGTCAGCCGCAACAAAGACTAAAGGTAACTGATGCTCAACAGAGTGATGTTCACTGTCTGCTTTTGACAAATACACTGCATCCATTTAATactgtttttacaaaaacataaagaagcAAAAGAACACTAACCTTTGTTCATTTAACCCTCAGAGGCCCCAGAAATCCTCATCTACCCCAGAGATGAAgtgataaaagagaaagaaaacattctcGTCTGCTTCATCAACCATTTCTTTCCTCCGCTCATCAACATAAAGTGGACCAAAAATGATATAGAAGTAGCAGTGGAGTATCCTGTCATCAAATGCTTAGCTAATCACGATgggacattttatgttttctcatACCTGAACTTTGTCCCACAAGAAGGAGACATCTACAGCTGCACTGTGGAACATGAGTCACTGGAGAGGCCTCAGACCATGTTCTGGGGTAAGAACTAAGAATCTTAATATTATAGTGTCTTAATTTCCTCCTGACTTGCCTGATAGCAATGAAGGAATTAATAAATTCTGAAATCACTTCAAGGTTTGGGTTTTTAATTTAAGAttaaaaatagttttctttCTTGTATTCCCCAGAGGTTGACACAGATGAGATTAGTATTGGTCCAGCCGTCTTCTGTGGACTTGGCGTGAGTCTTGGACTTCTTGGATTTGCTGCAGGAgctttcttttttgtgaaagGAAACCAATATCAGGGCATTACGGACGCTGGTGGCTAAGATAGATGCCACAGCATTGTGATCACATCGTCCTTGGTTTGTTTCCAGCCACTGACattcatttcatgtctttcccctctcaaaaatgcccaaaatacacaaacatgtacatgaATCAATCTGAGTCACGCACATCTGTAATTCACTGAATTGTATTTCTCTTCTGTACTGTCTTTTAAAGCGTGACACAATCCaggtttgtcttttttatttgtgttgtcaCTTGTTTAattgaagtatttttttatcatttattttttcttaataaatAAACGCACACGATTGCCACTGTGTCGTAGATATGTATGTTGGAGTGTATATAACGTGATATGCTTGAATAACAAACCTTACAATGAAGATCAACAAGTTCTCTCTAACAAGTCCCACAAGATTCTACTTTGGGTCATATGCCTGAGTCTGCAGTATATGCAATATTTAGATATGGTCAAATCATTGTAGCACTATGTGAACATTGTCAGAATTTTAAACCTTCTACAGATATATAATTCATCACAGTGATCATTTAGGTGCTTTGACTCATGTCAGAGTTGGGCTGCCTCTAATAGTGGAGATGATTGGTAAAGTTTTTGCActactttatatttctgaaAAATACTCTGAAGACCAACAAGCAAACTTGGGTGTTGGGAGAATGTGAACTTGTGTCTTGCATGAAATCatttgagagaaaataaaggcaaaGTACAATAATTTTCACTGTGATCAGTCATTTTAACAAAGTTCCTTATTCAGATCATGCCAGTAAGAAACCTTACTGGCATGATCTGAAACCAGCAGTGGACCAGGAGGAAGATATTTAACCTCTTATTTCCTCCTGCTAAATGACTGCGTGTGAGTTATTCCTGTTTGGTCTCATACCTTGCGAACACTTTACCTGCAAGCTTAGTCAGCTGTCCACTTCTTATTGCTAAGAactttgaggttgttttgacTTAAAGTTTTGCCACCTCAGAACAATTTCTAAGAGCTTTCTCTCCTTGAATCATCTTGAGAAAATTATTCTAACTGTTAATTTCTGATAGTTTGatatttgtagatttttttgtttattggatGAAATTAATCATACCCATTTGATCTGTAACTGGAATACTGTAAGGTTTCTTTATTTCACAGATATTTCTTTATTACACCAATGACATATTTCCCCATTCTGACCTCCCTCTGCTGATTTccagttcagtgtttttgtttaatgtttgtttgatttccaacttcctgttgtctctcggattatttttattctttttctttttcatttcaatttcttgtttgtgtctttcttcATCTGTATGTggtgttgtgttatttttgtcttgttacacacttttattaaacttttattaCAACTGGAAGATCCTTCATACAAAGAACTGCTATCCTAAACCATGGAACGGAtttttgataaaaacataaatgaaacataaaacaacaatagTGATTGTAATCAGAAACACCAACCAGGCAGGAATAATCAGTATTAACTTCTGTCGATAATGTAATAGAGAGAGGAAGTTTCAACTGAGCAAAAGGGCGAGTgcattctttcattttcttgacATGTCAGTGCCGCATTTATCTCCGACTGCCGCACATCAGAGCAGCTTTGTTCTTGTAGTTTCCTCCTCGTGGGACAACAtgcaaattcattttctttttttgtggctttttgtggttttctctcttttcagtcCAGGTGAGTTACATCACTCTTCTACTTGCATGCACCAGTAAAAAggtttttgtgattattatagtaattcatttaacattaatacatttctctcctttttattacagttttctTAGATGGAAATTATTCACAGTTCCAAGCATGTTGTATATTCAATGATCGAGACTTTGAAGAAGTAGAGTATATAGTCACGAATCTCTATAACAAGAAATTGATGATGGAGTTCAATAGCACTAGAGGCAACTGGACCGGGTTCACAGCCTATTCCATGGAGATAGTAAAAAATCGGAACAATCCACTTGATAGAATACAGAGGGAATTTGAAAAGAAAGTGTTATGTACAGACAACATAGGCTTCATCCAAAAATTTGGTAAGTGCATTTTCTTCTCAAGATTACTTCAAATCGCATGCACTAAATGAAGTTTGAGGTGCAAATAAACCCTTTTCACATCAggcattttgacttgtcaaagcaggaaaagtCTAGGTGGAACTTATGCAGCCATTGTTAATTGTATTACTtacacctgttttttttctactttgacaagtcaaaatatttGCCATGAAAAGTGAGAATTTAAGTATACAGAATATAGCATAAAATACATTACAATACTACAATATTTTGGTAGTACTGTATTGTATGGTATTTATACCCTTGAGTGCTACTGTATCTACTCTATATTCTGACTtttgcagaaacagaaaaggtgtacagatgttttgtttttttaattacttttcttactttactttttattacttgttttgtttttttcagatgaaaTTACAGTTGCATCACCCACTATCAAGCTGAAATCAGTGAAGAAGTCTAGTAATAGACACCCTGCCATGCTTGTGTGCAGCGCCTATCACTTTTATCCAAAACAAATACGAGTAACATGGTTGCAGAATGGGCAGGCAATGACCTCAGAAATCAGTTCTTCTGATGTGCTGCCTGATGGGGATTGGTACTACCAGATTCATTCCTACATGGCGTACACCCCGTCTCCAGGAGAAAAAATTACCTGCATGGTCGAACACTTAGGCCTCTCTGAACCAGCGCTTGAGGTCTGGGGTAAGTTTGCCACTGTGTTGAAAATCATACAAAGCATAAGAAAATGGTACGACGCATAAATGAAAGCCTCTCTTTCTCACAATTTTAGAACCCTCCCTTCCTGTGGTAGAGTGGATTAAAATTGTTGTGGGACTGTGTGGAATGATGCTTGGTTTTGTTATCGTGAGCTCTGGATTCATCTACTACAAGAAAAAGTCTGCCGCATACATGACTCTCCGCCAAGGTGAAGGTATCACTGATCATTTTAGAGTTAATTGATTGTAAATGTAACAAACTTCAGTATTGTGTTATACATCTGCAACTGtgttaaacatttgtttttatccccATTTAAACAGGTCAATGCCTGAGGCAGACTTCCCTGCAGCTTGACTGACATAGAAGTATTATTGGCACATACCATCCATGATGGTCTGAACGCGGGGCTCTGAAAAAGTTAGGGCTGACAGTCACAATTCTGGGTGTCTCAACACAAAGTCACTGTAGGATGATGCCTCGGGTGGTGTGTGGTGCTTTTTAGCTTATACATGAAATTCACTTGCCAGTGAACTGCAgtttgcagaaaaaaatcaaacattgtA
This region includes:
- the LOC130185456 gene encoding H-2 class II histocompatibility antigen, A-Q alpha chain-like isoform X3, which encodes MAQTERYVPYFKFILAFSGAVCIYAQRSRELCLSRGCFESGDNHISVTLDGDKVYYVDFKKGEVIWDSRVPTFLHVPWAYKYAIHYQFACKSDLQRWKPDESAATKTKEAPEILIYPRDEVIKEKENILVCFINHFFPPLINIKWTKNDIEVAVEYPVIKCLANHDGTFYVFSYLNFVPQEGDIYSCTVEHESLERPQTMFWEVDTDEISIGPAVFCGLGVSLGLLGFAAGAFFFVKGNQYQGITDAGG
- the LOC130185456 gene encoding class II histocompatibility antigen, B-L beta chain-like isoform X1; translation: MSVPHLSPTAAHQSSFVLVVSSSWDNMQIHFLFLWLFVVFSLFSPVFLDGNYSQFQACCIFNDRDFEEVEYIVTNLYNKKLMMEFNSTRGNWTGFTAYSMEIVKNRNNPLDRIQREFEKKVLCTDNIGFIQKFDEITVASPTIKLKSVKKSSNRHPAMLVCSAYHFYPKQIRVTWLQNGQAMTSEISSSDVLPDGDWYYQIHSYMAYTPSPGEKITCMVEHLGLSEPALEVWEPSLPVVEWIKIVVGLCGMMLGFVIVSSGFIYYKKKSAAYMTLRQGEGQCLRQTSLQLD
- the LOC130185456 gene encoding class II histocompatibility antigen, B-L beta chain-like isoform X2 — encoded protein: MSVPHLSPTAAHQSSFVLVVSSSWDNMQIHFLFLWLFVVFSLFSPVFLDGNYSQFQACCIFNDRDFEEVEYIVTNLYNKKLMMEFNSTRGNWTGFTAYSMEIVKNRNNPLDRIQREFEKKVLCTDNIGFIQKFDEITVASPTIKLKSVKKSSNRHPAMLVCSAYHFYPKQIRVTWLQNGQAMTSEISSSDVLPDGDWYYQIHSYMAYTPSPGEKITCMVEHLGLSEPALEVWEPSLPVVEWIKIVVGLCGMMLGFVIVSSGFIYYKKKSAAYMTLRQGQCLRQTSLQLD